In a genomic window of Sulfurisphaera tokodaii str. 7:
- the rnhB gene encoding ribonuclease HII, with translation MIVVGIDEAGRGSLIGPMIVAGVAIKNDRLKFLKNIGVKDSKQLTRNRREKLFDIICSYSEGFTIVKVSPEEIDSENLNELTYKAMIKIIYSLVEFKPIRISIDKVGNTKVVEQEIIKLGMEPNIVTNADVYFVEASAASIIAKVIRDNIIDTLKSKYGDFGSGYPSDPKTVNWVKNVYKEYLTPPPIIRRSWKILQEIAPNYYIRKW, from the coding sequence ATGATAGTAGTTGGAATTGATGAAGCTGGTAGAGGATCATTAATTGGTCCGATGATTGTTGCTGGAGTTGCTATTAAGAATGATAGGTTAAAGTTTTTAAAGAATATAGGTGTGAAAGATAGCAAACAATTAACGAGAAATAGAAGGGAAAAATTGTTTGATATTATATGTTCTTATTCCGAGGGATTTACAATAGTAAAAGTCTCACCAGAAGAGATTGATAGTGAAAATCTAAATGAGTTAACATATAAAGCTATGATAAAAATAATCTATTCTCTAGTAGAATTTAAACCCATTAGAATAAGTATAGATAAAGTTGGGAATACAAAAGTTGTTGAGCAAGAAATTATAAAACTTGGAATGGAACCTAACATTGTAACTAATGCAGATGTTTATTTTGTAGAGGCAAGTGCTGCAAGTATTATTGCTAAGGTTATTAGAGATAATATAATTGATACGCTTAAGTCAAAATATGGAGATTTTGGTAGTGGTTATCCCTCAGATCCCAAAACAGTAAATTGGGTTAAGAACGTTTATAAGGAATATTTAACTCCGCCTCCTATCATAAGAAGGAGTTGGAAAATTTTACAAGAGATAGCTCCTAATTATTATATTAGAAAATGGTAA
- a CDS encoding TGS domain-containing protein, with translation MVTNLPAEAKAKWLKYMDAKTTEEKIKALQEFLSAVPKHKGTENLVYWAKRRLAELKEEAQLEKKKSSSLGKGLQFFIEKEGAGQVVLLGNNELRNKLMRILTNVKNDPKELPIPGMMEYQDIKIQLVNPPPLIFEAKALVGKVLGLVKNADSLLIVVKDREEFFNIRDFLENNGIYLKKPKGKVIIDRSRYGNSGIRIVLLGKLIGTNESEVKNYLESFGIKNALVKILGEVTLDDIEKEVFETAFYKQAIIATQEPFSLSDIVVVSLFDINKLKEAIFRSLDIIRVYTKEPGEKPTSEPLALKRGSTVIDVARKLHNDLAENFKYARVWGKSVKFQGQKVGADYVLEDGDIVEIHVK, from the coding sequence ATGGTAACTAACTTACCAGCTGAGGCTAAGGCAAAATGGTTAAAATATATGGATGCTAAAACTACAGAGGAGAAAATCAAAGCTCTCCAAGAATTTTTAAGTGCTGTTCCTAAACATAAAGGCACTGAAAATTTAGTATATTGGGCTAAAAGAAGGCTAGCAGAATTAAAAGAAGAGGCTCAATTAGAGAAAAAGAAATCTTCCTCACTAGGTAAAGGGCTACAATTTTTCATAGAAAAAGAAGGTGCTGGACAGGTAGTACTCTTAGGTAATAATGAATTAAGGAACAAATTAATGAGAATTTTAACAAATGTTAAAAATGATCCTAAAGAGCTACCTATCCCAGGGATGATGGAATATCAAGATATCAAAATTCAATTGGTTAATCCTCCCCCATTAATTTTTGAGGCTAAAGCATTAGTAGGAAAAGTGCTTGGTTTAGTAAAGAATGCGGACTCATTATTGATAGTTGTTAAGGATAGAGAGGAGTTCTTTAATATTCGTGATTTCTTAGAAAATAATGGAATATATCTTAAAAAACCTAAGGGGAAAGTAATAATAGATAGAAGTAGATACGGTAATAGTGGTATAAGGATAGTACTCTTAGGAAAACTAATAGGTACCAATGAGTCTGAAGTGAAGAATTATTTAGAAAGTTTCGGAATTAAAAATGCGTTAGTTAAAATATTAGGAGAAGTTACTTTAGATGATATAGAGAAAGAAGTATTTGAAACAGCATTTTATAAACAGGCTATAATAGCTACCCAAGAGCCTTTTTCGTTATCAGATATTGTTGTAGTGAGTCTATTTGATATTAACAAATTAAAGGAAGCTATTTTCAGATCGTTAGATATTATTAGAGTTTATACAAAAGAGCCTGGAGAGAAACCTACATCTGAGCCTTTAGCCTTAAAACGTGGCTCTACTGTGATAGATGTAGCAAGAAAATTACATAATGACCTGGCTGAGAATTTTAAATATGCTAGGGTGTGGGGAAAGTCTGTAAAATTCCAAGGTCAAAAAGTTGGTGCTGATTATGTATTAGAAGATGGTGATATAGTAGAGATACATGTTAAATAA
- a CDS encoding type II secretion system F family protein yields MAVISSGKKKPSDEKINISQIDLLFYRTSLVEPLAKSLDKKLKQAGLSDDPRIYASRLFFFLILGIIIGVMLLFAGFIFLREFELTKLSKFAVGGIMFILFGVIIPVVTYLVLISNVSQKVESRRIGVEAETLAFSALFLVFLRSGLSPRLLFENLSKTKAFNYMNSIAKYIVKRINFLGESVEKAIDESTKIVPSKLYNDLMVTYITAIRTGAPVFETMQSKIKDILKNMELQASKAADNLSGVGEGYVTWLASGFISFFLILILEAVFPQLHVLPIGILGAFAVLGIPIVNILFVWVVDQTQYKFPEKQLRADKIFLMLFPVGIILGIILMIVLEPIIAKITHQIPVAPKYMLLGLFTLSGNLNYIPATVIGLTIGLILSLIPPYIIAKRELSEGSGYDIYVARFLRAIGEGSRAGLSPEAVIKNLKDSKELGKLQNILRRVYAYINLGIPIKDAFRKASDIIIDFSTKIAFTSLADMIEIGSLTPESVETLADQLDAQIRIRREYYAKIKILLYMPYVGSILALIATIILSSAIISLLSSSSFITSYGPLAAAQVLVPKAVYIASLSSVFNAYTAGLLVGKLASGRIANGYLHAIILLIITMILVLLTLSIKFSFTSPVAPTL; encoded by the coding sequence ATGGCGGTTATTTCTAGTGGGAAGAAAAAACCATCAGATGAAAAGATTAATATATCGCAAATAGATCTGTTATTTTATAGAACATCACTAGTAGAACCGCTTGCTAAATCCTTAGATAAAAAGCTTAAGCAAGCTGGCTTGTCAGATGATCCAAGAATTTATGCTTCAAGGTTATTTTTCTTCTTGATTTTAGGTATAATTATTGGAGTAATGTTATTATTTGCAGGTTTTATATTTTTAAGAGAATTTGAATTAACTAAACTATCTAAATTTGCTGTAGGCGGAATTATGTTCATATTGTTTGGTGTGATTATTCCAGTAGTAACATACCTAGTATTAATTTCTAACGTATCACAGAAAGTAGAAAGTAGAAGAATTGGAGTTGAGGCTGAAACTCTAGCATTTTCGGCTTTATTTTTAGTATTCCTTAGAAGTGGACTTTCTCCAAGATTACTCTTTGAAAATCTCTCAAAAACTAAAGCATTTAATTATATGAATAGTATAGCAAAATATATTGTGAAAAGGATTAATTTTCTAGGAGAATCAGTGGAAAAGGCAATAGATGAGTCAACTAAAATAGTTCCTTCTAAACTATATAATGATCTAATGGTAACATATATTACAGCGATTAGAACTGGTGCCCCAGTTTTTGAGACAATGCAATCTAAAATTAAGGATATCCTAAAAAATATGGAATTGCAAGCATCAAAAGCTGCGGATAATTTATCGGGTGTTGGAGAAGGCTACGTTACATGGTTAGCTTCAGGTTTTATTAGCTTTTTCTTAATATTAATTCTAGAAGCAGTTTTTCCCCAATTGCATGTATTACCAATTGGAATATTAGGGGCTTTTGCTGTCCTAGGAATTCCAATTGTAAACATTTTATTTGTATGGGTAGTAGATCAAACACAGTATAAATTCCCAGAAAAACAATTGCGAGCTGACAAGATTTTCTTAATGTTGTTCCCAGTAGGAATTATTCTTGGCATAATTTTAATGATAGTTCTAGAGCCTATAATAGCTAAGATCACTCATCAAATCCCTGTAGCTCCTAAATACATGTTGTTAGGCCTATTTACACTTTCTGGAAATTTAAATTATATTCCAGCTACTGTGATAGGATTAACAATAGGTCTTATACTGTCGCTTATTCCTCCGTATATTATAGCAAAAAGAGAATTAAGTGAAGGTAGCGGATATGATATCTATGTAGCTAGATTCCTCAGAGCTATTGGCGAAGGTTCAAGAGCAGGATTATCTCCAGAAGCAGTAATTAAAAACCTTAAAGATTCTAAAGAATTAGGTAAACTACAAAACATATTAAGAAGAGTATATGCATACATTAATCTAGGTATACCGATTAAGGATGCTTTTAGAAAGGCTTCAGATATTATCATTGATTTCTCCACAAAAATTGCATTTACATCGTTAGCTGATATGATAGAGATAGGAAGTCTAACACCAGAATCAGTAGAAACTTTAGCAGATCAATTAGATGCACAAATAAGAATTAGACGTGAATATTATGCTAAAATAAAGATATTACTCTATATGCCTTACGTTGGCTCAATTCTAGCTTTAATTGCAACAATTATATTATCATCAGCTATAATATCCTTATTAAGTTCCAGTAGTTTCATTACAAGTTATGGTCCACTAGCTGCTGCACAAGTTTTAGTTCCTAAAGCAGTATATATAGCGTCATTATCATCTGTGTTTAATGCATATACAGCTGGGCTATTGGTGGGTAAATTAGCTAGTGGAAGAATAGCAAACGGATATTTACATGCTATAATTCTATTGATAATCACAATGATTCTAGTATTGCTAACACTAAGTATTAAATTCTCATTTACATCTCCAGTAGCTCCCACTCTATAA
- a CDS encoding type II/IV secretion system ATPase subunit, giving the protein MDLKLNIFGKNNTNKKNDKELIDLDLPYSLYPLFVTSASFEGEVQSDYDIDLNQIIPEYIAKDFDAHKIELSIAKPHVFITYDEEKGIYKYNLVEPPLDLNTFKNYVILISEIERNLLSNAEYVELGKILEELSIKRKDLNVFQGKIGEYKQLSTPFKVALYYVLRNMFGYNIITPLLLDNKVEDISVSGINLPVYVYHREFEYTPTNIIFTKNMRMFNINIDGEEIIDELVLRLISLSNKTISVANPIMDGILPKGDRIAATFRREVSANGSSFVIRRFSESPITILDLINSKVLSPQAAAYLWYAIDMKLSFMVIGVTGAGKTTVLGSILNLVKESMKILTIEDIPELRLAQDNWVQLYARPAYGGMGKEITLMDLLKLALRYRPDIIVVGEIRGEEAYVLFQAISTGHGGATTFHAYDSESAIKRLMNEPLNIPREWIPMMNIIVTVRRLPVYVGDKILLRRRAVAIDEIVSYNDLRRTVRWDPTTDTHIIDYEAMQVLRARTEEAGKNWDEVKAEIERRAEYLKLLASARPIVQSKESYKLLKKYIIKYSLRPAEAMREVQAMVGIKQQTP; this is encoded by the coding sequence ATGGACTTAAAACTTAATATATTCGGGAAAAATAATACTAATAAAAAGAATGATAAAGAATTAATAGACTTAGATTTACCATACTCACTTTATCCATTATTTGTAACTTCAGCCTCATTTGAAGGAGAAGTTCAATCGGATTATGATATAGATTTAAACCAGATTATACCAGAATATATAGCAAAAGATTTTGATGCACATAAAATTGAATTATCAATAGCAAAACCCCATGTATTTATTACTTATGATGAAGAAAAGGGTATCTATAAGTATAATTTAGTAGAACCTCCCCTTGATCTTAATACATTTAAAAATTATGTTATACTAATATCTGAAATTGAGAGGAATCTTCTTTCAAATGCTGAATATGTTGAGCTAGGTAAAATCTTAGAAGAATTAAGTATAAAGAGGAAAGATCTAAATGTTTTCCAAGGTAAAATAGGAGAGTATAAACAATTATCTACCCCATTTAAGGTTGCCCTATACTATGTGTTAAGGAATATGTTTGGTTATAACATTATAACTCCACTTTTATTAGATAATAAAGTAGAAGATATATCTGTTAGTGGTATAAACTTACCTGTTTACGTATATCATAGAGAATTCGAATATACTCCAACAAATATTATATTTACTAAAAATATGAGAATGTTTAATATAAATATTGACGGAGAGGAAATAATTGACGAATTAGTTTTAAGATTAATCTCCTTATCTAATAAAACTATTTCTGTTGCAAATCCCATAATGGATGGTATTTTACCTAAGGGAGATAGAATTGCGGCAACTTTTAGAAGAGAAGTCTCTGCTAATGGTTCTTCGTTTGTAATAAGAAGATTCTCAGAAAGCCCTATAACTATATTAGATCTTATAAATTCAAAAGTATTATCTCCACAAGCTGCTGCCTATTTATGGTATGCTATAGATATGAAATTATCTTTCATGGTTATAGGAGTTACTGGAGCTGGAAAGACAACAGTTTTAGGTTCTATACTTAATTTAGTGAAAGAGTCAATGAAAATATTAACTATAGAAGATATTCCAGAATTAAGATTAGCTCAAGATAATTGGGTTCAACTATATGCTAGGCCAGCTTATGGAGGAATGGGAAAAGAAATAACTTTAATGGACTTGTTAAAACTCGCATTAAGATATAGACCGGATATAATAGTTGTTGGTGAGATTAGAGGAGAAGAAGCTTATGTATTATTCCAAGCAATATCAACTGGGCACGGAGGTGCAACTACTTTTCACGCTTATGATAGTGAGAGCGCAATAAAGAGACTAATGAATGAACCATTAAATATTCCAAGGGAATGGATTCCTATGATGAATATTATAGTTACAGTTAGAAGGTTACCAGTATATGTTGGAGATAAAATATTATTGAGAAGAAGAGCTGTAGCAATAGACGAGATTGTATCTTATAATGATTTAAGGAGAACAGTTAGATGGGATCCAACAACTGATACTCATATTATAGACTATGAAGCCATGCAAGTTTTAAGAGCAAGAACTGAGGAGGCTGGAAAGAACTGGGATGAAGTTAAGGCTGAGATAGAGAGAAGGGCCGAATATCTTAAGTTGTTAGCTTCTGCTAGACCCATAGTTCAAAGTAAAGAAAGTTACAAGCTACTGAAGAAGTACATAATTAAGTATAGTTTAAGACCAGCAGAAGCTATGAGAGAAGTCCAAGCTATGGTGGGAATCAAACAACAGACTCCATAA